In Gimesia chilikensis, the genomic window TGGTGTCATCCCCGGAATCGGTATCGAAGGCAACCATAAACTGATTCATCCACTGACGACGCTGCTGTTCAGCCCGTTCCCAGTTAGACTGTCCGGACTTGTGAGCACCTGTGGCAACAATAAGTGAATCGTACAACTGCTCGGCAGTCATGTTCTTAACGTACATATGAGAGAACAGTGGAGTCTCACCCCGCTCAGGACTGTCAATTTCATTCTTGCTGCCATACTGGCTGGTCAGGTTGTAGGCTTCACTGTTACAGATCCAGCGGGCCAGCTGTTTGAGGTCGTAATCTTTTTTGACCAGTTCTTCGGCCATTTTATTTAACAGTTCAGGGTGTGAGGCAGGGTTATGAGGCCCCATGTCATCCACGGGACGGGTGAAACCGTAACCCATGAAGTAACCCCACATCCGGTTGACAATCGCAGTGGCGATCAGAGGGCGATCTCCCTTTACGATCAGCTTGGAAAATTCCTTACGCCGTTCAACACCTGAATCAGGGCTGACTTTGACTTCTTCAAAAATCGGATAAGCAACCTGCATCAGACCCGAACGTTTTTCGTAATACACGGGACCGTCAAATCCGGTGGCTACGATTTCCGAATAATCGTCAACCTGACGACCGGTTTTCGGATCAGTTTTACGATGGTTCACCCGTCGCATCTGACGGAAGAAACTGTTGTATTCCCAGAACTGATTCTGTTTCCAGTCGTTGAACGGATGGTTGTGACACTGAGTGCACTGAACCTGGATTCCCAGGAACAGACGCGTTGTGGCGGCTGTGACCTGCACTGCTTCGTCATTATTCTGCATCTGGGCCAGCAGGTAGTTGACTGCCCCGTTTTCTTCAAAATGCCCTTCCGCAGTCACGAGATCCTGAACAGTTTCATCCCAGGGGCGGTTTTTGGCAAACGCCTCACGCAGGAACTTTTGCATCCCGTTGCGGCTCACCCGTCGTGGAGTACGACGACCGATGAGCAGGTTCGTCCAGACATTCGTAAAGTTCTGTACATAGCCGGGATCGTCCAGCAACTGATCAATCAATTTAGATCGCTTGGCAGGGTCACGATCTTTGACAAACTTCTCAACCGTTTCTGCGGAAGGGATTTGACCGATCAGATCCAGGTGAACTCGACGAATCCACTCCTCGTCGGAAGCGACGGGAGAAGGATCGACTTCGTTGTCTTCCCAACCCTGGCGCACCCGCTGGTTGATGAAGTCGATAAATGGATCAAAAGCCCCGGTGGAAAATGCCTTCGTTCTGCTCTCCGGACCTGCAGCTTTGACGGCAGGCGCCACAGCGCTGGCACAAAGTAATACTGTGAAAACAACACTGAGTTGTTTAGAAAAACGACGCATTTTCGAGTACTCCACTGTTGTAAAAAAATGAGAGACTGAAGACGCTACAGCAGTCGCACCGGTATTGCTGTGCTCCACCAAATTGCGAAAAGAAAGCTGTCTCGCTACTGTAATAACTAACTCAAAGCGCAAAACATTCGAGGTGACTCTCAATAATATCTGGAAATTATGCTAATAACCTTACTATAGAGTACACGATTTTCCACAATTTCCAATGCGAATATCAATCATTTTTGATGCTAACTCTGAATCCGCGAGACAGCCAAAATCGACATAACACTCTGATATTATATACCTTAGAATCGGTACCACCCTTACATTTACCCTTCTTCAGGGGGATCAGACACTTCATCTACCCTAGCCTGAATACACGTAAGTACACTTCTTTCTAGATAAATCGAGATCAATCCATGCCAAACCAGTATCAGTTCCAGGGCCAGGTAGTCATTATTACAGGTGCAGGAAACGGAATTGGCCGTGCCACCGCGATCATGATGGCTGAAGCCGGCGCTCACGTGTTTGCAGGGGACGTTAAACATCTCGCAGAAAACCGGGAAACGTTCGAGCAACTTGGAATTGTGGAAGTGCGCTGTGACGTGCGCCAGGAATCGGACGTACAGGCATTAATCGAACAGGCCGTCAACCAGTATGGTCGCATCGATGTGCTGGTAAACAATGCTGGCATCGGCATGGTCAAACAGATTCATCTCGTCTCTGAAGAAGAGTGGGACGCCTGCATCGACACCAACCTGAAAGGGACCTTCCTGGGTTGCAAACATGCGATTAAACACATGCTGACCACAGGTGGGGGAGCAATCGTCAACACCGCCAGCAACGCGGGGCTACTCCCTCGGGCTCATGACCCGGTTTACTCAATCAGCAAACATGCGGTCGTTGCCCTGACGGAAAGCCTGGGACTCTGCCACGGAAAAGACAACATTCGTATCAACTGTGTCTGCCCGGGACCGGTCGGAGAGACCGGCATGATGAATGATGATATTGCCAGAGCCGCGGACCCGGACGGGCTGACCCAGTCCATGATCAACGCCAGCCCGATCGCTGCCGCCAACAAACGAATGATCAGCCCACAGGAAGTTGCTTCTGCCATCTGCTACCTGGCCAGCCATGACGCCCTGATGGTTTCCGGCACCGCCCTCCGCATCGATGGTGGCAAGTCGCTGGGAGTACCACCACAGTCTAAATAGTTTCAGCCTGCAAAACAGGAGGGAACGTGCTCTTTGAGCAGTTGGATCTGCTGATCGGTTAATGGGGTCACCAGCTTGCAGTCGACGCGACGGAATTCGCTGTCCAGCGATTCACACCGCAAGACCTCTGCAGAGACATTCAGTGAAAAGCTCAGCTGCGTTTCTTCAACGCGCAACTGGAGTTGTTCTCGCGGTTGAAATTCAGATCGGGCAGCAAAGGAAATCCCGTTACGACTGACATTAATCGCATAGCCTTTTTTACCAGTCGCTTCCCCTGCAGCAGACAGCCCTGCATCATCCTGATTGAAGGCCAGAATGATGGCATCACTTGAATGGCGGGGAAAGGCACGACGTTCACCGGAGTGCCCCTGCGATTGTTCGAAACACTCCGCCTTGGGAACGGCGGGAGATTGCTTCTGCTCCAGTTTCTGCAGCAGACTTCCCCAGGTTTGACCTGTCGAAGTGGTGGCCACCCGAGTCGTCAACCCAGCAGCACTTCTGCAATTGCGAAAAGAAACAGGTTCACTTTTTCGAGAGATTCCCGGCGGTAAAATCTCCTCAATCGCCTGTTTTCTCAAATTGACTTCCGGCTGACTCTCTGTGACTATACCCATTAGTGTAAACCCGTTACAGGATGAAAGATCTGTTCTTTTTAACAGGTCCGGATGTTCGCACACAGAACCTGACTCTCTCTAAACCTAGGTCACAAAATGGGTCACGTCAAAGTCCAATCGACAATCATTCACCTCTTACTGACTCCTGCCCGCCAGACAATATGCTCCCACACTACATCCAGATTCTTTATAAACAGGTTGCCACCCGGCCAGATTCGCTTCTTGAACCCGGACCAATATACGTATCTCACTACAAGAAATAGACTTACGTCCATTTTCCACGAAACGTGGAATTTTCAGGGGATTTCGGGTTTGTCTGGTGAGCAACAAGCTTGAGAAACCAGTATCGGGCAATTATACTGCCACGTTTCCAATGACTCTGAAGAAACGAATGAAGTTTTTCGGACGGATCATCGATAGGGGATTCTATATTTCAATCCGATTGATCATGACCGCAGGATGAGTGCCCTGAAGATCTCAGTAACGCCTCTACTCTCCGGTTATCCCGAGAACACCTTTCCCTGACAGGTAGCGAGATAATACAGACATGCGATTTTCGCTCGTCGATCAAATTAAAGAACTCGAGAAAGGCAAGTCGATCACGGCTGTCAAAAACCTTTCTCTCTCCGAAGAGTATTTGCAGGACCACTTTCCCGGCTTCGCTGTCATGCCGGGCGTACTCATGGTCGAATCCATCGTGCAGGCGGGTGCCTGGCTGATGCGATATACCAATGACTTTCAATACAGCACTGTCCTGTTGAAACAGACCAAGGCCATTCGCTTCAACAGTTTCGTCACCCCCGGCAAACAGCTGCGGGTTTCGCTCAGCATTCAGAAGTGGGAGGACAACCTCTGCACACTGAAAGCTTCGAGCGAAGTCGAAGGGGAAGCGGCTGTCAGCGGACGAATCGTTCTGGAGCAGTTTAATCTGGCTGATAAGAACCCGTCGATGGCCGACAAGGATGCAGACCGGATCAAGGATCTGAAGACTCAATTTGCCCAGCTTTGGAATCCGGCTAAACAGGTTACCCCCTGAAAGCCGAGCGATCCGGAATACGACTTCTGTCAAAGCACTAACAAATCTTGTTAACTATTTAGATTGGATTGAGGAATGAAACTGGAAGGAAGAGTAGCGTTGGTAACCGGCGGCAGCCGCGGTATTGGAAAAGCCGTCGTGCAGGCCCTGGCCCGGGAAGGGGCTAAAGTTGCCTTTGTGTACCGTTCCAGTGCGGAAGCTGCAGAGCAGATCGTCAAAGAGCTGGCTGACGAAAACTGTGAAGCCATTGCCTTTCAGGCTGACGTCGCCAACAAAACCGAGACCGATGCCGTTGTGGAACAGGTCATCGAAAAATGGGAAAAGATTGACATCCTGGTCAACAACGCCGGTATCATCCGCGACGGTCTGCTAGCCACCATGTCTGCTGAAGACTGGCAGGCTGTCATCGACACTAACCTGACCAGTGTCTACAACTTCTCCCAGGCAGTGACACGTCCGATGATGTCAAAACGTTATGGGCGCATCATCAACATGTCCAGCGTCGCTGCTCACTTCGGTAACGCGGGACAGTCCAACTATGCCGCCAGTAAAGGGGGAATCATCGGATTCACCCGCTGCCTGGCTACCGAAGTCGCCAAGCGGGGTATCACCGTTAATGCGGTCGCTCCCGGTTTTATTGAAACAGACATGACCGTTGACGTGCGTAACGCCGCCGGCGATCAGATTAAGAAACACATTCCCGCCCGCCGTCTGGGTCTTCCCGAAGACATCGCCAATGCTGTGCTGTTCTTTGCCAGTGAAGACTCATCCTACGTCACCGGTCAGACTATGGCCGTAGACGGTGGTCTGACTCTGGGTGGAATTTAATAAGCGTAAAATTCGAAGCAGCTCGTGGCTGTGACGAATCGAGATATTTTGTTTTGTCGACCATTCTGGAATTGGGTCAATTCCAATCGTCGACACGGAAATTGTCAAAACTATTCCTCTCGCCGAATAGTTTTACACAGGCTGGGTCGGCGGGAATAATCGACCTGCGGGTCGAAATCAAGGAGTATTTAGATGCCAACTAGAGATGAAATCTTCGATTCCGTTCGTGAAACCCTCGTGGATGCCCTCGGACTGGATGACGACGAAGTAGTGCCCGAAGCGACCCTGATGGGAGACCTCGGTGCAGAATCCATTGACTTCCTGGACATCGCGTTCCGTCTGGAAAAAGCATTCGACATCAAGATTCCCCGTGGGGAACTCTTCCCGGAAAACATCGCTTCTTCCGATTCCGGTTTCGTGAAAGATGGCGAATTCACCGAAGCAGGGATTGCAGAACTGCGTGAAAAGATGCCACACGCAGACATCGATTCTTTTGCCGACGATCCCAAAGTCGAAAAGATGCAGGACCTGTTCACCGTCGAGATGCTGGTTAACTTCCTGGATGCCCGTCTGAAGTAAGCCAGAGTCATCTCTGATTAGAAAAACTGTCGAATGCAGCACAGCTCACTCCGGGTGGGCTGTGCCGCTTCGTCTGATCGAATCGCATTCAGAGCTGTTCGGTCTGCTTTAGCTTTAAGTCACCTGCAATAAGGTTCGCTGAAATGCGCTGGTTCTGGATTGACCGCTTTATTGAATTCGAGAGCGGCTCTTACGCAAAGAGTGTCAAAAACGTGACACTGGCCGAAGAGCATCTGCACGACCACTTCCCCGGTTTTCCGGTGATGCCCGGATCCCTGATGATCGAAGGCATGGCCCAGACGGGGGGAATTCTGCTGGGCGAGATCAATGATTTCGAACACATCGTGATTCTGGCCAAAGTGCCCCAGATGACGTTCCACAGCTGGGCCTGCCCGGGTGATCAGCTCATCTATACCGCCAAAATCACCAATGCTGGTGATGAAGGGGGTGCTGTCGATGTGACCGCCATGGTGGGAGACCGCCTGGTTGCCGAGGGCAGCATCATCTTTGTCCACCTCGACCAGAGTGATTCCGAATTTGGCAAGATCGACCAGAAAAACTTCGTCTTTTCCATGAATCTGCTGGGAATTCTGGACGTGGGTCAGGCTGGAACAGGTGAAGAACAGGCTTAGAGCGGCTATTTTTGAAACCTTGGTATGGAAGCCTTGATTCCAAATGGGCTACAATAATAATTCATTGATCGAAGCATCAAACTAATTACGGGCTGCAAATCATACTCGCTGGGTCAAACAACACTCTGATTTGCCTGCTGTTACCAATTTCAATTTAAAACAAGAATTCAAAGCTATGAACCGCCGCGTTGTGATCACAGGTATTGGGGCCATCACTCCTTTAGGGAAAACCGTGGAAGATACCTGGAAAGCTCTCCAGGAGTCCAAGTGCGGAATCTCCAACATCACTCACTTTGACGCTTCCAATTTTCCCACCCGCTTCGCAGCCGAAGTCCACGACTTCCACCTCGAAGATTATGTCGATAACCTCGACCGCTTTGAATACTCGGGACGCAACATCCGCTACGCCATCGGCGCAGCCACCCAGGCCGTGAAAGATTC contains:
- a CDS encoding DUF1549 domain-containing protein; its protein translation is MRRFSKQLSVVFTVLLCASAVAPAVKAAGPESRTKAFSTGAFDPFIDFINQRVRQGWEDNEVDPSPVASDEEWIRRVHLDLIGQIPSAETVEKFVKDRDPAKRSKLIDQLLDDPGYVQNFTNVWTNLLIGRRTPRRVSRNGMQKFLREAFAKNRPWDETVQDLVTAEGHFEENGAVNYLLAQMQNNDEAVQVTAATTRLFLGIQVQCTQCHNHPFNDWKQNQFWEYNSFFRQMRRVNHRKTDPKTGRQVDDYSEIVATGFDGPVYYEKRSGLMQVAYPIFEEVKVSPDSGVERRKEFSKLIVKGDRPLIATAIVNRMWGYFMGYGFTRPVDDMGPHNPASHPELLNKMAEELVKKDYDLKQLARWICNSEAYNLTSQYGSKNEIDSPERGETPLFSHMYVKNMTAEQLYDSLIVATGAHKSGQSNWERAEQQRRQWMNQFMVAFDTDSGDDTTTFNGTIPQALMMMNGELTKNAISAESGSYLNQMLLSKGNDQDKIRKMFLSTLSRYPDRREVTSAQRLIARSPDKLAAYQDLYWALLNSNEFIFNH
- a CDS encoding SDR family NAD(P)-dependent oxidoreductase is translated as MPNQYQFQGQVVIITGAGNGIGRATAIMMAEAGAHVFAGDVKHLAENRETFEQLGIVEVRCDVRQESDVQALIEQAVNQYGRIDVLVNNAGIGMVKQIHLVSEEEWDACIDTNLKGTFLGCKHAIKHMLTTGGGAIVNTASNAGLLPRAHDPVYSISKHAVVALTESLGLCHGKDNIRINCVCPGPVGETGMMNDDIARAADPDGLTQSMINASPIAAANKRMISPQEVASAICYLASHDALMVSGTALRIDGGKSLGVPPQSK
- a CDS encoding PilZ domain-containing protein, with translation MTTRVATTSTGQTWGSLLQKLEQKQSPAVPKAECFEQSQGHSGERRAFPRHSSDAIILAFNQDDAGLSAAGEATGKKGYAINVSRNGISFAARSEFQPREQLQLRVEETQLSFSLNVSAEVLRCESLDSEFRRVDCKLVTPLTDQQIQLLKEHVPSCFAG
- a CDS encoding 3-hydroxyacyl-ACP dehydratase FabZ family protein encodes the protein MRFSLVDQIKELEKGKSITAVKNLSLSEEYLQDHFPGFAVMPGVLMVESIVQAGAWLMRYTNDFQYSTVLLKQTKAIRFNSFVTPGKQLRVSLSIQKWEDNLCTLKASSEVEGEAAVSGRIVLEQFNLADKNPSMADKDADRIKDLKTQFAQLWNPAKQVTP
- the fabG gene encoding 3-oxoacyl-[acyl-carrier-protein] reductase, giving the protein MKLEGRVALVTGGSRGIGKAVVQALAREGAKVAFVYRSSAEAAEQIVKELADENCEAIAFQADVANKTETDAVVEQVIEKWEKIDILVNNAGIIRDGLLATMSAEDWQAVIDTNLTSVYNFSQAVTRPMMSKRYGRIINMSSVAAHFGNAGQSNYAASKGGIIGFTRCLATEVAKRGITVNAVAPGFIETDMTVDVRNAAGDQIKKHIPARRLGLPEDIANAVLFFASEDSSYVTGQTMAVDGGLTLGGI
- a CDS encoding acyl carrier protein; this translates as MPTRDEIFDSVRETLVDALGLDDDEVVPEATLMGDLGAESIDFLDIAFRLEKAFDIKIPRGELFPENIASSDSGFVKDGEFTEAGIAELREKMPHADIDSFADDPKVEKMQDLFTVEMLVNFLDARLK
- a CDS encoding 3-hydroxyacyl-ACP dehydratase FabZ family protein, whose translation is MRWFWIDRFIEFESGSYAKSVKNVTLAEEHLHDHFPGFPVMPGSLMIEGMAQTGGILLGEINDFEHIVILAKVPQMTFHSWACPGDQLIYTAKITNAGDEGGAVDVTAMVGDRLVAEGSIIFVHLDQSDSEFGKIDQKNFVFSMNLLGILDVGQAGTGEEQA